The following proteins come from a genomic window of Gimesia sp.:
- a CDS encoding PQQ-dependent sugar dehydrogenase: MKAPGKKSDSRVWLVWSLVLTGLFCLQGRLQAQDAQYGIEKRIPWTTSKVQGSPDPALPYETERAFPQLKFNQPLVVATAPGMKRFFVAERKGKIFSFDYQDQGTSETELFLDLKQHVPELNEIYGMAFHPRFEENGYVYICYVLKPGLPEGTRVSRFKVQDANRLHCDPESEETLIEWLSGGHNGGCLRFGPDGYLYISTGDGGPASPPDIHNAGQDVSNLLSCVLRINVDQRSQDLPYAIPADNPFVKLPNVRPEIWAFGFRNPWKMCFDPKSGDLWVGDVGWELWELVYRVVKGGNYGWSIKEGRQPVKPGNQLGPTPILPPTIAHSHREARSITGGYFYGGTRLPDLKDTYIYGDYSTGKLWGLRYENQRVNWHQELANSTLKVTAFAIDDAGEVYIVDIEGGAFHRLAPIKESDHNPDFPTRLSQTGLFESTEKHQVAAGVIPYEINAPAWADYATSERFIALPPDTTIEVVQKRFWNFPKDTVLVKTISLETERGNPQTALRLETQLLHFNGARWQGYSYRWNEDQTDATLVPTEGDCIKLEITDAGHPDGKLNYEWRVSSRAECAVCHTPYQNYLSVLSFEEAQLNRERKFGDVVDNQLRALAHIKVLPESVWNESKGTRAHYLVDPHNTSAALNLRARAYLHANCRHCHRNNGGGGSTIELDASLDLEAMKAVGVTPTQGKFEILGAEVIAPGDPFRSVLLYRMSKLGKGRMPYSGSSIVDVEGTRLIQEWIERLPTRPHELQFEIARQRNRQVNLLEDAIQIEDQDFSGQKLQEVLGTTSGGLMLLNALDRQPMSEDTQKQIIRLATQGGNPLVRDLFERFLPEDQRVKRLGQNIDHRALLSLPGDSREGKRLFMQMAGLQCRNCHRVHQHGKELGPDLTQIGKKLSRQELLENIIDPSKKIDEKYFTCVVELRSGKVVSGLLVRRDDVGVVLKDAKNELLEIPVQDVETVVMQKKSLMPDQLLRDLTAEQAAHLLAYLESLK, encoded by the coding sequence ATGAAGGCCCCTGGAAAAAAGTCTGATTCCCGAGTCTGGTTAGTCTGGTCACTGGTCCTGACGGGACTCTTTTGCCTGCAGGGACGTCTGCAGGCGCAGGATGCCCAGTACGGGATCGAGAAACGGATTCCCTGGACGACTTCAAAGGTGCAGGGGAGCCCCGATCCCGCATTGCCTTACGAAACCGAGCGGGCCTTTCCCCAGTTGAAATTCAATCAACCACTGGTGGTCGCGACCGCGCCAGGTATGAAACGCTTTTTTGTTGCCGAGCGCAAGGGGAAGATCTTTTCCTTCGATTACCAGGATCAGGGGACTTCCGAAACCGAACTCTTTCTGGATCTCAAGCAGCATGTCCCCGAACTGAATGAAATTTACGGGATGGCGTTTCATCCCCGCTTTGAAGAAAACGGATATGTTTATATCTGCTACGTTTTGAAGCCAGGCCTGCCCGAAGGGACGCGGGTCTCGCGGTTCAAGGTACAGGATGCGAATCGGCTGCACTGCGATCCGGAATCGGAAGAAACTTTGATCGAGTGGCTGTCGGGCGGACACAATGGCGGCTGCCTGCGGTTCGGACCGGATGGCTATCTTTATATCTCAACAGGTGATGGCGGACCCGCTTCACCGCCGGACATTCATAATGCCGGACAGGATGTGAGCAACCTGCTCTCCTGTGTGCTGCGAATCAACGTTGATCAACGCAGTCAGGATCTGCCCTATGCGATTCCCGCGGATAATCCGTTCGTGAAGCTGCCGAACGTGCGTCCTGAAATCTGGGCGTTCGGATTTCGCAATCCATGGAAGATGTGCTTCGACCCCAAGAGTGGCGATTTATGGGTGGGTGATGTCGGTTGGGAACTTTGGGAACTCGTGTATCGCGTCGTAAAGGGCGGTAACTATGGCTGGAGTATCAAAGAAGGCCGCCAGCCGGTCAAGCCGGGGAATCAACTGGGACCAACGCCTATTCTGCCACCCACGATTGCTCATTCGCATCGCGAAGCCCGTTCGATTACAGGGGGCTACTTTTATGGAGGCACGCGCCTACCGGATCTGAAAGATACTTACATTTACGGTGACTATTCCACGGGAAAACTGTGGGGATTGCGTTATGAAAATCAGCGGGTCAACTGGCATCAGGAGCTGGCGAACTCGACGTTGAAAGTAACCGCCTTTGCGATCGATGATGCGGGCGAAGTTTACATCGTTGACATTGAAGGAGGCGCCTTTCATCGGCTGGCACCGATCAAGGAATCCGACCATAATCCGGATTTTCCGACCCGATTGAGCCAGACCGGTTTATTCGAATCGACCGAGAAGCATCAGGTGGCCGCGGGCGTGATTCCATACGAAATCAATGCACCTGCCTGGGCTGACTACGCGACCTCAGAACGCTTCATCGCCTTGCCTCCCGATACCACGATTGAAGTCGTGCAGAAGCGGTTCTGGAATTTCCCCAAAGATACGGTGCTGGTCAAAACCATTTCGCTGGAGACGGAGCGGGGGAATCCGCAGACGGCCCTGCGGCTCGAAACACAGTTATTACACTTCAACGGGGCCCGCTGGCAGGGATATTCCTATCGCTGGAACGAAGATCAGACCGATGCGACTCTGGTCCCCACTGAAGGCGACTGCATCAAACTGGAGATAACCGATGCAGGCCATCCGGACGGAAAACTGAACTACGAGTGGCGGGTTTCCAGTCGGGCGGAGTGTGCGGTCTGTCATACACCCTACCAGAATTACCTGTCGGTGCTTTCCTTCGAAGAAGCACAACTCAACCGGGAACGAAAATTCGGTGATGTCGTCGACAATCAGTTGCGGGCTCTGGCGCACATCAAGGTGCTGCCGGAATCGGTGTGGAATGAATCAAAGGGGACCAGGGCACATTATCTGGTGGATCCACACAACACCTCGGCAGCGTTGAACCTGCGGGCCCGAGCTTACCTACATGCGAACTGCAGGCACTGTCATCGCAATAACGGCGGTGGGGGATCGACGATTGAACTGGATGCCTCCCTCGATCTGGAAGCGATGAAAGCGGTGGGAGTGACACCCACCCAGGGGAAGTTTGAGATTCTCGGAGCAGAAGTGATTGCTCCGGGCGATCCGTTCCGATCGGTGTTACTCTATCGCATGAGCAAACTGGGAAAAGGGCGGATGCCTTATTCGGGTTCATCGATTGTTGATGTCGAAGGGACCCGGTTAATTCAGGAATGGATCGAACGACTGCCTACGCGTCCGCATGAGTTGCAGTTCGAAATCGCCCGTCAGCGGAACCGACAGGTGAATCTGTTGGAAGACGCGATACAGATTGAAGATCAGGATTTTTCCGGACAGAAACTACAGGAAGTTCTCGGAACTACCAGCGGAGGGCTGATGCTCTTGAACGCCCTGGATCGACAACCGATGTCGGAGGACACGCAGAAGCAGATCATACGGCTGGCGACACAGGGCGGGAATCCACTGGTACGCGATCTGTTCGAACGATTCCTGCCTGAGGATCAGCGGGTTAAACGGCTGGGTCAGAACATCGACCATCGGGCCCTGCTTTCATTGCCGGGCGATTCGCGGGAAGGGAAGCGACTGTTCATGCAGATGGCGGGACTGCAGTGCCGGAATTGTCATCGCGTGCATCAGCATGGCAAAGAGCTTGGCCCTGACCTCACCCAGATTGGCAAGAAACTGTCGCGTCAGGAGCTGCTCGAGAATATTATTGATCCATCGAAAAAGATTGATGAGAAATATTTTACCTGCGTGGTCGAACTGCGGTCGGGCAAAGTGGTCAGTGGTCTGCTGGTCCGTCGAGACGATGTGGGCGTGGTGTTGAAAGATGCCAAAAACGAACTTCTGGAGATCCCGGTGCAGGATGTGGAAACTGTGGTGATGCAGAAGAAATCGCTCATGCCCGATCAGTTGCTCCGCGACTTGACAGCCGAGCAGGCCGCTCATCTGCTGGCATATCTCGAATCATTGAAATAA
- the priA gene encoding primosomal protein N' produces the protein MSKPKQQSLFEDEELPENPMPWERNSQNLYLAQIVLNRPVDRVFHYLVPESMRPLLKPGHRVQVPFGRGNQLSPGYCVGVGPADEDQPSVRLKSVDTILDSRPLFSARMLKLTRWIADRYLCSWGQVLDCVVPAGVKNQAGTRMISVFELTDPRALQGRNIPEEVERLPAKQRAVYDALKSADQPLTMDQIMAAAGCGSGPVQTLKKKTLIRSHQKRVQHFENGDDAAYAHITKQDDLQLNRDQRMALDQILSAIRGQRSETFVLQGVTGSGKTEVYIQAIREVVSYGQQAIVLVPEISLTPQAIQRFRSRFDSVAVLHSHLSDSDRHYHWQNIAAGKVQVIVGARSAVFAPAPHLGLIIIDEEHETSFKQETAPRYHAREVARKRSELEKVPLILGSATPTLNSWLRVIEKKDTLISMPKRVNNLPMPGVNIIDVRNDVQVRRNESLGRVLFTGMQHALEAGGQVILFLNLRGYSPALWCKGCGNSVKCPHCEISLTWHRDKSLAVCHSCDFSSKPPTHCPSCGAPGLRYVGTGTQRLEEEVKAKFPNYTCKRMDSDTMRGVGSHAKVLNAFAAGEVDILLGTQMIAKGLDFPNVTLVGVIDADTMLHQPDLFASERTFQLIAQVAGRTGRGMQGGRVFVQTTSPAEPAIVKAAEHDFLGFARLELGHRKEMLAPPFSHYARVILRGPHEEHVEKFARQIAEILHEAAEERKLSVQILGPAPAPIIRLKKYFRYHFQLAAVNVEDILQLWREVDPKLPREKGIEYVIDVDPVNMR, from the coding sequence ATGAGTAAACCGAAGCAACAGAGCCTGTTTGAAGATGAAGAGCTCCCCGAAAACCCGATGCCCTGGGAGCGGAATTCACAGAATCTGTATCTGGCACAAATCGTTCTGAATCGACCGGTGGACCGCGTGTTTCATTACCTGGTGCCGGAGTCGATGCGCCCACTACTCAAGCCCGGACATCGGGTGCAGGTCCCCTTTGGTCGGGGGAATCAACTCTCCCCCGGCTATTGTGTCGGCGTGGGACCGGCGGATGAAGATCAACCCAGTGTGCGTCTGAAGTCAGTTGATACAATTCTGGACAGCCGCCCGTTGTTCAGCGCCAGGATGCTGAAGCTGACCCGCTGGATTGCCGACCGCTACCTGTGCAGCTGGGGGCAGGTGCTGGACTGTGTCGTTCCTGCCGGCGTCAAAAACCAGGCGGGCACCCGGATGATTTCGGTGTTTGAACTGACCGATCCGCGTGCACTACAGGGGAGAAACATACCTGAAGAAGTCGAACGGCTGCCGGCCAAACAGCGAGCCGTTTACGATGCACTCAAATCTGCCGACCAGCCACTGACGATGGATCAGATCATGGCCGCCGCCGGCTGTGGTTCTGGCCCGGTTCAGACTCTGAAAAAGAAGACGTTGATTCGCAGTCATCAGAAACGGGTACAGCATTTCGAAAATGGCGATGATGCGGCTTACGCACACATCACCAAGCAGGACGATCTGCAACTGAACCGGGATCAGCGGATGGCGCTGGATCAGATTCTGTCCGCGATCCGGGGGCAGCGGAGCGAAACGTTCGTCCTGCAGGGCGTGACAGGCAGTGGTAAGACCGAAGTTTATATCCAGGCGATCCGCGAAGTCGTCAGTTACGGTCAGCAGGCGATTGTCCTGGTTCCCGAAATCAGTCTGACCCCGCAGGCCATTCAGCGGTTTCGCTCCCGTTTCGATTCGGTGGCGGTGCTGCACAGTCATTTGAGCGACAGCGACCGTCATTACCACTGGCAGAATATTGCGGCCGGTAAGGTGCAGGTGATTGTGGGAGCCCGGAGTGCCGTATTTGCTCCCGCACCGCATCTGGGGCTGATCATCATTGATGAAGAACACGAGACCAGTTTCAAGCAGGAGACCGCGCCCCGTTATCATGCCCGCGAAGTGGCGCGAAAACGCTCTGAACTGGAGAAGGTTCCTTTGATTCTGGGGTCTGCGACGCCCACGTTGAATTCCTGGCTACGGGTCATTGAGAAGAAAGACACGCTGATCTCAATGCCTAAGCGGGTGAATAATCTGCCGATGCCCGGTGTGAATATCATCGATGTTCGCAATGATGTGCAGGTCAGACGAAACGAATCGCTCGGGCGTGTGCTCTTCACGGGCATGCAGCACGCTCTCGAAGCGGGTGGGCAGGTGATTCTGTTCCTGAATCTCCGCGGCTATTCGCCGGCACTGTGGTGTAAGGGGTGTGGGAACTCGGTGAAATGCCCGCACTGTGAGATCTCACTGACCTGGCATCGGGATAAGAGCCTCGCGGTCTGTCACAGCTGTGATTTTTCCAGCAAGCCGCCAACGCACTGTCCCAGTTGTGGGGCACCGGGACTAAGGTACGTGGGTACCGGGACACAACGACTGGAGGAAGAGGTCAAAGCGAAGTTTCCCAATTACACCTGCAAGCGAATGGACAGTGATACCATGCGTGGTGTCGGCAGTCATGCGAAGGTGCTCAATGCCTTCGCTGCGGGGGAGGTCGATATCCTGCTGGGAACGCAGATGATTGCGAAAGGGCTCGACTTCCCGAACGTAACGCTGGTGGGCGTGATTGACGCAGATACGATGCTGCATCAACCCGATCTGTTTGCTTCGGAACGGACGTTTCAGTTGATTGCTCAGGTCGCCGGACGTACGGGGCGGGGCATGCAGGGGGGACGCGTGTTTGTGCAGACAACCTCGCCGGCCGAACCCGCCATCGTGAAAGCCGCGGAGCATGACTTCCTGGGGTTTGCCCGTCTGGAGCTGGGGCACCGTAAAGAGATGCTCGCGCCTCCTTTTTCGCATTACGCCCGGGTGATTCTGCGTGGTCCCCACGAAGAGCATGTGGAAAAGTTCGCCCGACAGATTGCCGAGATTCTCCATGAGGCCGCAGAAGAACGGAAGCTGAGTGTGCAGATTCTGGGCCCGGCCCCGGCGCCGATCATCAGGTTGAAGAAATATTTTCGCTACCACTTCCAGCTGGCTGCGGTGAATGTGGAAGACATTCTGCAACTGTGGCGGGAAGTGGATCCCAAACTGCCTCGGGAAAAGGGGATCGAATATGTCATCGATGTGGATCCGGTTAACATGCGGTAA
- the nadD gene encoding nicotinate-nucleotide adenylyltransferase codes for MRIGIFGGTFDPIHNGHLLLAEQCREQAALDEVWLIPAGSPPHKETTGITAGKQRREMLEFAIAGNPSFVIQDLELHRDGPSYTVDTLQQLKESHPADDFFLIIGADSVRDFHTWREPEAILEQAHLIGVNRPNISLPDLSNLTDKLGDTVITKISWVTMPGIDLSSTDIRQRIRENKSVRYMMPRAVEVYIHNNRLYLD; via the coding sequence ATGCGTATTGGAATTTTTGGAGGAACCTTCGATCCCATCCATAACGGTCACCTGCTCCTCGCCGAACAGTGCCGCGAACAGGCTGCCCTGGATGAAGTCTGGCTGATCCCCGCCGGTTCTCCCCCGCACAAGGAAACAACCGGCATCACAGCCGGGAAACAGCGTCGCGAAATGCTGGAGTTCGCGATTGCCGGCAACCCCAGCTTCGTCATTCAGGACCTGGAACTGCACCGCGACGGTCCCAGCTACACGGTAGATACGCTACAACAACTCAAAGAATCCCACCCCGCCGACGACTTTTTCCTGATCATCGGAGCCGACTCCGTTCGCGACTTCCACACCTGGCGCGAGCCGGAAGCGATTCTGGAGCAGGCACACCTGATCGGCGTCAATCGCCCTAACATTAGTCTACCAGATCTCAGCAATCTGACAGACAAGCTCGGCGATACGGTCATTACCAAAATCTCCTGGGTCACCATGCCCGGCATCGATCTCTCTTCCACCGACATCCGCCAGCGGATTCGCGAAAACAAAAGTGTCCGCTACATGATGCCGCGGGCCGTCGAAGTTTATATCCACAATAACAGGCTGTATTTAGACTGA
- a CDS encoding iron-containing alcohol dehydrogenase, whose translation MDSKSSTKLKTDQGEGASLSAFDYQPRTRIVFGGGTLSRLGELAVEQGAKHVLLVTDKGLAEAGHEARGVASLEQAGVKITIFDDVHANPTTEDVERGLAVARQQPIDLIVGLGGGSSMDCAKGINFLLTNGGKMEDYWGVGKASKPMLPLIAVPTTAGTGSEAQSFAVIAHPETHMKMACGDKKAACRVAILDPELTLTMPRSVTHVTGIDALSHALETYVTKPRNEISRLFSRRAWSLLAHSFPQVLNTPDDLTARGNMQLGAHFAGAAIENSMLGATHALANPLSAHFGLTHGVAIGIMLPHVIRFNAELVGEHYSQLASDIGLCDPHDPAGPGLLAEHIQSLVSLAGAPTTLTECEVDTGLFDQLAEEASRQWTGNFNPRPVDQSSLRELYECAY comes from the coding sequence ATGGATTCGAAATCTTCAACCAAACTGAAAACGGATCAGGGAGAAGGAGCCTCGCTTTCTGCCTTCGACTATCAGCCCCGCACCAGAATCGTCTTTGGTGGGGGAACCCTGAGCCGGTTGGGGGAACTCGCCGTCGAACAGGGCGCAAAACATGTGCTGCTGGTCACAGATAAAGGTCTCGCGGAAGCCGGACACGAAGCCCGCGGCGTCGCCTCGCTCGAACAGGCAGGCGTCAAAATCACCATCTTCGACGACGTTCACGCCAACCCTACTACCGAAGACGTCGAACGCGGACTGGCCGTCGCCCGTCAGCAACCCATCGATCTGATCGTCGGCCTCGGAGGCGGCAGCAGTATGGATTGTGCCAAGGGCATTAACTTCCTGCTCACCAACGGCGGCAAAATGGAAGACTACTGGGGAGTCGGCAAAGCCTCGAAACCCATGCTTCCCCTGATCGCGGTCCCCACTACCGCCGGTACAGGCAGTGAAGCCCAGTCGTTCGCCGTCATCGCCCATCCCGAAACACACATGAAGATGGCCTGCGGCGACAAAAAGGCCGCCTGCCGCGTCGCCATCCTCGATCCCGAACTCACGCTGACCATGCCCCGCTCGGTCACCCACGTTACCGGCATCGATGCCCTGAGCCACGCACTCGAAACATATGTCACGAAACCCCGCAATGAAATCTCGCGACTCTTCAGCCGTCGCGCCTGGTCTCTCCTCGCTCATAGTTTCCCCCAGGTTCTGAATACCCCCGATGACCTCACCGCCCGCGGCAATATGCAGCTGGGAGCCCACTTCGCCGGAGCCGCCATCGAAAATTCGATGCTCGGTGCCACACACGCTCTCGCGAACCCCCTCTCAGCACATTTTGGTCTCACACACGGCGTTGCCATCGGCATCATGCTCCCTCATGTAATCCGTTTTAATGCGGAACTGGTCGGCGAGCATTACTCACAGCTCGCGTCCGACATCGGTCTCTGTGACCCACACGATCCCGCGGGCCCGGGTCTGCTGGCCGAACACATCCAGTCCCTTGTTTCATTAGCCGGAGCCCCGACCACACTCACTGAATGTGAAGTCGACACCGGCCTGTTCGATCAGCTGGCCGAAGAAGCCTCCCGGCAGTGGACAGGGAACTTCAACCCCCGCCCCGTCGATCAGTCCTCTTTACGGGAATTGTATGAATGCGCATACTAA